A genomic window from Streptomyces sp. NBC_01429 includes:
- a CDS encoding SDR family NAD(P)-dependent oxidoreductase: MKPTDERSDESTGARTGRRLDGYGVLITGAGRGIGAATARRLAAEGARVLVTDRDAERAAATAETVPGARSFGCDVADRPSVEAAVAYAVEHFGSLDVLVNNAHSCTPDAPLFEDQPDDAWALDLDITLTGAFRCARAALPYLVASGRGSIVMIGSVNGAQDFGNHAYSAAKAGLAGLTRTLSGHAAPRGVRVNLIEPGTIHTPAWAGREAVLERAADHYPLGRVGTPDDIASAVAFLASADASWITGVTLPVDGGILSSNLGLRRAFRG; encoded by the coding sequence ATGAAGCCAACTGACGAGCGGTCCGACGAGAGCACCGGCGCGCGCACGGGCCGCAGACTCGACGGTTACGGGGTACTGATCACCGGAGCCGGGCGCGGCATCGGGGCGGCGACCGCGCGTCGGCTGGCCGCCGAGGGCGCCCGCGTCCTGGTCACGGACCGGGACGCGGAGCGGGCGGCGGCCACGGCCGAAACCGTCCCGGGCGCACGGTCGTTCGGCTGCGACGTGGCCGACCGCCCCTCGGTCGAGGCGGCGGTGGCGTACGCCGTCGAGCACTTCGGCTCCCTCGACGTCCTCGTCAACAACGCCCACTCGTGCACACCGGACGCCCCGCTGTTCGAGGACCAGCCCGACGACGCCTGGGCGCTGGACCTCGACATCACCCTGACCGGCGCCTTCCGGTGCGCCCGCGCCGCCCTCCCGTACCTGGTCGCGTCGGGCCGGGGCTCGATCGTCATGATCGGCTCCGTCAACGGCGCGCAGGACTTCGGCAACCACGCCTACAGCGCCGCCAAGGCGGGCCTCGCCGGTCTCACCCGTACCCTCTCCGGCCACGCCGCCCCGCGCGGCGTCCGCGTCAACCTGATCGAGCCCGGCACCATCCACACCCCCGCCTGGGCGGGCCGCGAGGCGGTGCTGGAGCGCGCGGCGGACCACTACCCGCTGGGCCGGGTGGGCACGCCGGACGACATCGCGTCGGCGGTCGCCTTCCTGGCGTCGGCGGACGCCTCATGGATCACCGGCGTCACCCTGCCGGTGGACGGGGGCATCCTGTCGAGCAACCTGGGGCTGCGGCGGGCGTTCAGGGGCTGA
- the rsmI gene encoding 16S rRNA (cytidine(1402)-2'-O)-methyltransferase: protein METHGTHGTHQPHGAHGTHGTLVLAGTPIGDVTDAPPRLSTELETADVIAAEDTRRLRRLTQALGVRTRGRIVSYFEGNETARTPELVEALVDGARVLLVTDAGMPSVSDPGYRLVAAAVERDIRVTAVPGPSAVLTALALSGLPVDRFCFEGFLPRKAGERLSRLREAAAERRTLVYFEAPHRLDDTLAAMAEVFGADRRAAVCRELTKTYEEVKRGGLGELARWAAEGVRGEITVVVEGAPEPDPGELDAEELVRRVRDREEAGERRKEAIASVAAETGVPKREVFDAVVAAKNAARAAGGPSAGGPAAGKGLS, encoded by the coding sequence ATGGAAACGCACGGAACGCACGGGACCCACCAGCCGCACGGGGCACACGGAACGCACGGCACGCTCGTCCTCGCCGGGACGCCGATCGGCGATGTCACCGACGCGCCGCCCCGGCTCTCCACCGAGCTGGAGACGGCCGATGTGATCGCCGCCGAGGACACCCGGCGGCTGCGTCGGCTCACCCAGGCGCTCGGGGTGCGGACCCGTGGCCGGATCGTGTCGTACTTCGAGGGCAACGAGACCGCCAGGACACCCGAGCTGGTCGAGGCGCTGGTGGACGGGGCGCGGGTGCTGCTCGTCACGGACGCGGGCATGCCCTCGGTCTCCGACCCCGGCTACCGGCTGGTGGCGGCGGCGGTCGAGCGGGACATCAGGGTGACGGCGGTGCCGGGGCCCTCCGCCGTGCTGACCGCGCTGGCGCTGTCCGGGCTGCCCGTGGACCGCTTCTGCTTCGAGGGCTTCCTGCCGCGCAAGGCGGGCGAGCGGCTGAGCAGGCTCCGCGAGGCCGCGGCCGAGCGGCGCACGCTCGTCTACTTCGAGGCGCCGCACCGGCTGGACGACACCCTCGCCGCGATGGCCGAGGTCTTCGGCGCGGACCGCAGGGCCGCCGTCTGCCGCGAGCTGACCAAGACGTACGAGGAGGTCAAGCGCGGCGGCCTGGGCGAGCTGGCCCGCTGGGCGGCGGAGGGCGTACGGGGGGAGATCACCGTCGTCGTCGAGGGCGCGCCCGAGCCCGACCCGGGCGAGCTGGACGCCGAGGAGCTGGTCCGGCGGGTACGGGACCGGGAGGAGGCGGGGGAGCGGCGCAAGGAGGCGATCGCCTCGGTCGCCGCCGAGACCGGTGTGCCCAAGCGCGAGGTGTTCGACGCCGTGGTGGCGGCGAAGAACGCGGCGCGTGCGGCGGGCGGCCCGTCGGCGGGCGGCCCCGCGGCGGGCAAAGGACTATCGTGA
- a CDS encoding EamA family transporter, producing the protein MTPLVVVAVLIAAVTHASWNAIAHNIPDKLVAFTLIGGGSAVIGAVIACFTPLPAAAAWPYLAVSGLLHVGYQLLLMRSFSLGDFGQMYPIARGTAPLVVTVVAAVLIGESLDAWQSAGVAVASAGLLALALWGIRGAATAPRGPAVLAAVATGLSIAAYTVVDGVGVRNSGATLGYIAWLMILEGVLIPVYALYSRRRRLVAQLRPHMTLGLLGAALSMFAYGLVLWAQTRAPLAPVAALRESSIIVGAAIGTVFFKERFGVPRIAAAGLMVVGIGLMLHTS; encoded by the coding sequence GTGACCCCGCTCGTGGTCGTCGCGGTGCTCATCGCCGCCGTGACGCACGCCAGTTGGAACGCGATCGCGCACAACATCCCCGACAAACTGGTCGCGTTCACGCTGATCGGCGGTGGCTCGGCGGTGATCGGCGCGGTCATCGCCTGTTTCACGCCGCTGCCGGCCGCGGCGGCCTGGCCGTATCTGGCGGTCTCGGGGCTGCTGCACGTGGGCTACCAGCTGCTGCTGATGCGCTCCTTCAGCCTCGGCGACTTCGGCCAGATGTATCCGATCGCCCGGGGGACGGCGCCCCTGGTGGTGACCGTCGTGGCCGCCGTCCTGATCGGGGAGTCGCTCGACGCCTGGCAGAGCGCGGGCGTCGCCGTGGCCTCGGCGGGGCTGCTGGCGCTGGCCCTGTGGGGCATCAGGGGCGCGGCGACGGCGCCGCGCGGGCCCGCCGTACTGGCGGCCGTGGCGACGGGGCTCTCGATCGCCGCGTACACGGTGGTGGACGGCGTCGGGGTACGGAACTCGGGCGCGACGCTCGGCTACATCGCCTGGCTGATGATCCTGGAGGGGGTGCTGATTCCCGTGTACGCCCTGTACTCCCGCCGCCGTCGGCTGGTCGCGCAGCTGCGCCCCCATATGACGCTCGGTCTGCTCGGCGCGGCTCTGTCGATGTTCGCGTACGGCCTGGTCCTGTGGGCGCAGACCCGGGCGCCTCTCGCGCCGGTCGCGGCGCTGCGCGAATCGTCGATCATCGTGGGCGCCGCGATAGGGACCGTGTTCTTCAAGGAGCGCTTCGGGGTGCCCAGGATCGCGGCGGCGGGGCTGATGGTGGTGGGGATCGGGCTGATGCTCCACACGAGTTGA
- a CDS encoding DUF1259 domain-containing protein, with translation MKRESQKNAPHSSPQTSQTSQTSQTSQTGQTGQTGQGSPVNPAEPADRTDRRTSRRTVTPRRRLLAAAALAPLLAPVLTGVGVGSARARSAVTPGTETGGTGAGGGEPAGPVQPVPTTEADWKGVAKALGRPGSLVRGLFYHTRFPRGDLHVVTRGVTVAPGLALGSHMAFVRYADGTTSVMGDLNVTEGELQRVTDSLFQHGIEVTALHKHLLAHTPDVWWLHIHGHAHGTDPVPLARGLRAAIGRTASPPATEPGPPRPLDLDLAGMEAALGVAGSNDGGIHKAVFARRETVVHEGKALPRGLAATSAFNFQPLGGGRAAVNGDFAMVADEVQKVLSTLRRGGLELVELHNHGLTEEPRLFFAHFWGVDDAVRLARALRPAVDATNVVPVSMTDGSVRVSP, from the coding sequence ATGAAACGAGAATCACAAAAGAACGCTCCCCATTCGTCCCCTCAGACCAGCCAGACCAGCCAGACCAGCCAGACCAGCCAGACCGGTCAGACCGGTCAGACCGGTCAGGGCAGCCCGGTCAACCCGGCCGAGCCGGCTGACCGGACGGACAGGCGTACGAGCAGACGGACGGTCACCCCGCGCAGACGGCTGCTCGCCGCCGCCGCGCTCGCGCCCCTGCTGGCACCGGTGCTGACCGGGGTCGGGGTGGGCTCCGCCCGCGCCAGGTCGGCCGTGACACCGGGAACGGAGACCGGAGGAACGGGAGCGGGCGGCGGCGAGCCGGCCGGACCGGTCCAGCCGGTGCCGACCACGGAAGCCGACTGGAAGGGCGTCGCGAAGGCGCTGGGGCGGCCCGGCAGCCTGGTGCGCGGGCTGTTCTACCACACCCGTTTCCCGCGCGGGGACCTGCACGTGGTCACCCGGGGCGTCACCGTGGCACCGGGGCTCGCCCTCGGGTCGCACATGGCCTTCGTCCGGTACGCCGACGGCACCACCTCCGTGATGGGCGATCTGAACGTCACGGAGGGCGAGCTTCAGCGGGTGACCGACTCGCTGTTCCAGCACGGCATCGAGGTGACCGCGCTCCACAAGCATCTGCTCGCCCACACCCCCGACGTCTGGTGGCTCCACATCCACGGCCACGCCCACGGCACGGACCCGGTACCGCTGGCCCGCGGGCTGCGCGCGGCCATCGGCCGCACCGCGAGCCCGCCCGCCACGGAACCGGGACCGCCGCGGCCCCTCGATCTGGACCTGGCGGGGATGGAGGCCGCGCTCGGGGTGGCGGGCTCCAACGACGGCGGTATCCACAAGGCCGTCTTCGCCCGCCGCGAGACCGTGGTCCACGAGGGGAAGGCGCTGCCCCGGGGGCTGGCGGCGACCTCGGCCTTCAACTTCCAGCCGCTGGGCGGCGGACGGGCCGCCGTCAACGGGGACTTCGCCATGGTCGCCGACGAGGTCCAGAAGGTGCTGAGCACGCTGCGGCGGGGCGGGCTCGAACTCGTGGAACTCCACAACCACGGCCTCACGGAGGAACCGCGCCTGTTCTTCGCCCACTTCTGGGGCGTGGACGACGCGGTCAGGCTGGCGCGGGCGCTCCGGCCCGCGGTGGACGCCACCAATGTGGTGCCGGTCTCGATGACGGACGGCAGCGTACGCGTCAGCCCGTGA
- a CDS encoding TatD family hydrolase → MSSKQAPPPLPEPLRVAVADAHTHLDMQDSTVAEALESAAAVGVTTVVQVGCDLKGSRWAAETAEAYENVHAAVALHPNEAPRIVHGDPDGWSRQGERAAGGDDALDDALAEIDRLAALPQVRGVGETGLDYFRTGPEGVAAQERSFRAHIEIAKRHDKALVIHDREAHADVLRILTEEGAPERTVFHCYSGDAEMAGICADAGYYMSFAGNVTFKNAQPLRDALKIAPLGLILVETDAPFLTPAPYRGRPNAPYLIPVTLRAMAEVRGIGEDAMAEAIARNTARAFGY, encoded by the coding sequence ATGAGTTCGAAGCAAGCTCCGCCGCCGCTGCCCGAGCCACTTCGGGTGGCGGTCGCGGATGCGCACACCCACCTGGACATGCAGGACAGCACGGTCGCGGAGGCTCTGGAGAGCGCCGCCGCTGTCGGTGTGACGACGGTGGTCCAGGTGGGGTGCGACCTCAAGGGTTCGCGCTGGGCCGCCGAGACGGCCGAGGCGTACGAGAACGTGCACGCGGCGGTCGCCCTGCACCCCAACGAGGCCCCCCGCATCGTCCACGGCGACCCCGACGGCTGGTCGCGCCAGGGCGAGCGCGCGGCAGGCGGCGACGACGCGCTGGACGACGCGCTCGCCGAGATCGACCGGCTGGCCGCCCTGCCGCAGGTACGGGGCGTCGGCGAGACGGGGCTCGACTACTTCAGGACGGGGCCCGAGGGCGTGGCCGCCCAGGAGCGCTCCTTCCGCGCCCATATCGAGATCGCCAAGCGCCACGACAAGGCGCTCGTGATCCACGACCGCGAGGCGCACGCCGATGTGCTGCGTATTCTCACCGAAGAAGGCGCGCCGGAGCGTACGGTGTTCCATTGTTATTCCGGTGACGCGGAAATGGCCGGGATCTGTGCGGACGCCGGTTATTACATGTCGTTCGCCGGTAATGTCACCTTCAAGAATGCTCAACCGTTGCGTGATGCGCTCAAAATAGCGCCATTGGGGCTCATTCTCGTCGAGACGGATGCTCCTTTTCTCACGCCGGCGCCCTATCGGGGGCGGCCGAATGCGCCCTACCTCATTCCGGTCACGCTGCGTGCGATGGCGGAAGTGCGCGGAATCGGCGAGGACGCGATGGCGGAGGCGATCGCGCGGAACACGGCGCGCGCGTTCGGCTACTGA
- a CDS encoding penicillin-binding transpeptidase domain-containing protein, with protein MRSGAKTAVIGGVFLVVAGGVGYGAYAVYGDVAGDGSGSVSATREVKTGPLSAEEIDTAAKEFLAGWAKGDDGATLAQLTNDASAAASVIDGYRDEAHVTSAVITPGAAVGTKVPFQVKATVEFGGKSAPWSYESELTVVRGQTTGRPLVDWAPSVIHPKLTKTSHLVTGEASAPEIEAVDRNGVELTKEKYPSLGPILNELRERYGEKAGGSSGVELALRADNGAEAASGPAAETLLVLSKGTPGKLTTTLDANVQGAAERSVKQFSEASVAAVKPSTGEILAVANNRSDGFNAAMLGKQAPGSTMKIVTAAMLMEKGLVAADRPAECPPTAMYMGRTFQNLDKFSLDNRPFSESFARSCNTAFIKQIDDVDDDTALKTETEEVFGIGLDNWKTGVPTFDGSVPAAAGGEAAAQYIGQGTVQMNVLNMASITATAKNGSFKQPVLVAPSLDDREVATAARSLSPGVAQQLRRMMAITATSGTGANAMSGLGGDKGAKTGSAEVDGQETSNSWFAGYRDDLAAAAVVQSGGHGGDAAGPVVAAVLGAG; from the coding sequence ATGCGCAGTGGAGCGAAGACCGCCGTCATAGGCGGAGTTTTCCTGGTGGTCGCTGGTGGGGTCGGCTACGGCGCGTACGCCGTGTACGGGGACGTCGCCGGTGACGGCAGCGGCAGTGTCTCCGCCACCCGCGAGGTGAAGACCGGCCCGCTGAGCGCCGAGGAGATCGACACGGCCGCGAAGGAGTTCCTCGCCGGGTGGGCGAAGGGCGACGACGGCGCGACCCTCGCCCAGCTGACCAACGACGCCTCCGCCGCCGCGAGCGTCATCGACGGCTACCGCGACGAGGCCCATGTCACCAGCGCGGTGATCACTCCGGGCGCCGCCGTCGGTACGAAGGTCCCCTTCCAGGTGAAGGCCACGGTCGAGTTCGGCGGGAAGAGCGCGCCCTGGTCGTACGAATCGGAGCTGACGGTGGTGCGCGGGCAGACCACGGGACGCCCGCTGGTCGACTGGGCCCCCTCCGTGATCCATCCGAAGCTGACGAAGACCAGTCATCTGGTCACGGGCGAGGCTTCGGCCCCGGAGATCGAGGCCGTCGACCGCAACGGCGTGGAGCTGACGAAGGAGAAGTACCCGTCGCTGGGGCCGATCCTGAACGAACTGCGGGAACGGTACGGCGAGAAGGCGGGCGGCTCGTCCGGCGTCGAGCTGGCGCTGCGCGCCGACAACGGCGCCGAGGCGGCGTCGGGCCCGGCCGCCGAGACCCTGCTCGTCCTCTCCAAGGGCACCCCCGGCAAGCTGACGACCACGCTGGACGCGAACGTGCAGGGCGCCGCCGAGCGGTCGGTGAAGCAGTTCAGCGAGGCGTCGGTCGCGGCCGTCAAGCCGAGTACGGGCGAGATCCTGGCCGTGGCCAACAACCGCTCGGACGGCTTCAACGCGGCGATGCTCGGCAAGCAGGCGCCCGGCTCCACGATGAAGATCGTGACCGCCGCCATGCTGATGGAGAAGGGCCTGGTGGCGGCGGACCGGCCGGCCGAGTGCCCGCCGACCGCCATGTACATGGGCCGTACCTTCCAGAACCTGGACAAGTTCTCGCTCGACAACAGGCCGTTCTCGGAGAGCTTCGCGCGCTCCTGCAACACCGCCTTCATCAAGCAGATCGACGACGTCGACGACGACACCGCGCTGAAGACCGAGACCGAGGAGGTCTTCGGGATCGGTCTCGACAACTGGAAGACCGGGGTCCCGACCTTCGACGGCAGCGTGCCGGCCGCCGCGGGCGGCGAGGCCGCGGCCCAGTACATCGGGCAGGGCACGGTGCAGATGAACGTGCTCAACATGGCGTCGATCACCGCCACGGCCAAGAACGGCAGCTTCAAGCAGCCCGTGCTCGTCGCGCCCTCCCTGGACGACCGCGAGGTGGCCACGGCCGCCCGCTCGCTCTCCCCCGGTGTGGCGCAGCAGCTGCGCCGGATGATGGCGATCACGGCGACCAGCGGTACGGGGGCCAACGCGATGTCGGGTCTCGGCGGCGACAAGGGCGCCAAGACCGGCTCCGCCGAGGTCGACGGTCAGGAGACCTCGAACAGCTGGTTCGCGGGATACCGCGACGACCTGGCGGCCGCGGCGGTCGTCCAGTCCGGCGGACACGGCGGCGACGCGGCGGGCCCGGTGGTCGCGGCGGTGCTGGGCGCGGGCTGA
- a CDS encoding dolichyl-phosphate-mannose--protein mannosyltransferase, which produces MTSTAPSALQGHDAEDKPPSWPQRLRRFGHSPRPVTGLRERLVPPYTRPSERLWAVLGISPARAERIVRWSAWGGPLLVALVAGMLRFWHLGSPKAVIFDETYYAKDAWALINQGYEGSWPKDIDKSILKDPSSVPVPTDPGYVVHPPVGKWVIGLGEYVFGFNPFGWRFMVALLGTLSVLMLCRIGRRLFRSTFLGCLAGALLAVDGLHFVMSRTALLDLVLMFFVLAAFGCLLIDRDWARRGLAAALPVDEEGVLRPDATVARTLRLGWRPWRLAAGVMLGLAFATKWNGLYILTAFAIMAVLWDVGARRTAGAVRPYSAVILRDVVPAFVSTVPVAIGTYLASWTGWIVTDKGYFRNWAATAGQGGGFTWLPDWLRSLWHYETEVYSFHVNLTSGHTYQSNPWSWIILGRPVSYFYEDPAAGKDGCPASTAGKCAREVLAIGTPLLWWTAAFALCYVLWRWFFRRDWRAGAIAGAVAAGWAPWFLYQERTIFLFYAVVFVPFLCLAVAMLVGAIVGPPGSDERRRTIGAVGAGVLVLLIVWNFIYFWPLYTGTAIPLDSWRSRMWLDTWV; this is translated from the coding sequence GTGACCAGTACCGCACCCTCAGCCCTTCAGGGGCACGACGCCGAGGACAAGCCGCCCTCCTGGCCGCAGCGGCTGCGCCGATTCGGCCATTCCCCACGGCCGGTGACCGGTCTGCGCGAGCGGCTCGTACCGCCGTACACCCGGCCCTCGGAGCGGCTGTGGGCCGTCCTCGGGATCTCCCCGGCCCGCGCGGAACGGATCGTCCGCTGGTCGGCGTGGGGCGGTCCGCTGCTCGTGGCGCTGGTCGCCGGGATGCTGCGGTTCTGGCACCTGGGCAGCCCCAAGGCGGTGATATTCGACGAGACGTATTACGCGAAGGACGCCTGGGCGCTCATCAACCAGGGGTACGAGGGCAGCTGGCCCAAGGACATCGACAAGTCGATCCTGAAGGACCCGTCCTCGGTCCCCGTTCCGACCGACCCCGGCTATGTGGTGCATCCGCCGGTGGGCAAGTGGGTCATCGGACTCGGCGAGTACGTCTTCGGGTTCAACCCCTTCGGCTGGCGCTTCATGGTGGCGCTGCTCGGCACGCTGTCCGTGCTGATGCTGTGCCGGATCGGGCGGCGGCTGTTCCGTTCGACGTTCCTGGGCTGTCTGGCGGGCGCGCTGCTCGCCGTGGACGGGCTGCACTTCGTGATGAGCAGGACCGCGCTGCTCGACCTGGTGCTGATGTTCTTCGTGCTGGCCGCGTTCGGGTGTCTGCTGATCGACCGCGACTGGGCCAGGCGCGGACTGGCGGCGGCGCTGCCGGTGGACGAGGAGGGCGTGCTGCGCCCGGATGCCACCGTCGCGCGGACGCTGCGGCTGGGCTGGCGCCCCTGGCGGCTGGCCGCCGGGGTGATGCTGGGGCTGGCCTTCGCGACGAAGTGGAACGGGCTCTACATCCTCACCGCCTTCGCGATCATGGCCGTGCTGTGGGACGTGGGCGCGCGCAGGACGGCCGGCGCGGTACGGCCGTACTCGGCGGTGATCCTGCGCGACGTGGTGCCGGCCTTCGTCTCGACCGTCCCGGTCGCGATCGGTACGTACCTCGCCTCCTGGACCGGCTGGATCGTCACCGACAAGGGGTACTTCCGGAACTGGGCGGCGACGGCGGGGCAGGGCGGCGGCTTCACCTGGCTGCCGGACTGGCTGCGCAGCCTGTGGCACTACGAGACCGAGGTCTACTCCTTCCACGTCAATCTGACCTCGGGCCACACCTACCAGTCGAACCCGTGGAGCTGGATCATCCTGGGCCGCCCGGTCTCGTACTTCTACGAGGACCCGGCGGCCGGCAAGGACGGCTGCCCGGCGTCGACGGCGGGCAAGTGCGCCCGCGAGGTGCTGGCGATCGGCACACCGCTGCTGTGGTGGACGGCGGCGTTCGCGCTCTGTTACGTGCTGTGGCGCTGGTTCTTCCGCCGCGACTGGCGCGCGGGCGCGATCGCGGGCGCGGTGGCGGCGGGGTGGGCGCCGTGGTTCCTGTACCAGGAGCGGACGATCTTCCTCTTCTACGCGGTCGTCTTCGTACCGTTCCTCTGTCTGGCGGTGGCGATGCTGGTCGGCGCGATCGTGGGGCCACCGGGCTCGGACGAGCGGCGCAGGACGATCGGCGCGGTCGGCGCGGGGGTGCTGGTGCTGCTGATCGTGTGGAACTTCATCTACTTCTGGCCGCTGTACACGGGGACCGCGATCCCGCTGGACTCGTGGCGCTCGCGGATGTGGCTGGACACCTGGGTCTGA
- the rsmA gene encoding 16S rRNA (adenine(1518)-N(6)/adenine(1519)-N(6))-dimethyltransferase RsmA — MLGPADVRELATALGVRPTKQRGQNFVIDANTVRRIVRTAEVRPDDVVVEIGPGLGSLTLALLEAADRVTAVEIDDTLAAALPATIEARMPDRAGRFSLVHSDAMRVRELPGPPPTALVANLPYNVAVPVLLHMLEHFPTIERTLIMVQAEVADRLAAAPGNKVYGVPSVKANWYADVKRAGAIGRTVFWPAPNVDSGLVSLVRRAEPVRTTADRTEVFAVIDAAFAQRRKTLRAALAGWAGSAPAAEAALVAAGVSPQARGESLTVEEFARIAESKGAGA; from the coding sequence CTGCTGGGCCCGGCGGACGTCCGCGAACTCGCGACGGCGCTGGGCGTGCGCCCCACGAAGCAGCGTGGCCAGAACTTCGTCATCGACGCCAACACCGTCCGCCGGATCGTCCGCACCGCCGAGGTGCGCCCCGACGACGTCGTCGTGGAGATCGGCCCCGGGCTCGGCTCGCTCACGCTGGCGCTGCTGGAGGCCGCCGACCGTGTGACGGCCGTCGAGATCGACGACACCCTGGCGGCCGCGCTGCCCGCCACGATCGAGGCGCGGATGCCGGACCGCGCCGGGCGCTTCTCGCTGGTGCACTCCGACGCCATGCGGGTGCGGGAGCTGCCGGGCCCGCCGCCGACCGCGCTGGTCGCGAACCTCCCGTACAACGTGGCCGTGCCCGTACTGCTGCACATGCTGGAGCACTTCCCGACCATCGAGCGGACCCTGATCATGGTCCAGGCCGAGGTCGCCGACCGGCTCGCCGCCGCCCCCGGCAACAAGGTCTACGGAGTGCCCTCGGTCAAGGCCAACTGGTACGCGGACGTCAAGCGCGCCGGCGCGATCGGCCGCACCGTCTTCTGGCCCGCGCCCAACGTGGACTCCGGGCTCGTCTCGCTGGTGCGCCGCGCCGAGCCGGTCCGGACGACGGCCGACAGGACCGAGGTCTTCGCCGTCATCGACGCGGCCTTCGCCCAGCGCCGCAAGACCCTGCGCGCGGCCCTCGCCGGCTGGGCGGGCTCCGCCCCGGCGGCGGAGGCGGCGCTCGTCGCCGCGGGCGTGTCGCCGCAGGCGCGCGGCGAGTCGCTGACGGTCGAGGAGTTCGCGCGGATCGCGGAGTCGAAGGGGGCGGGCGCGTGA
- a CDS encoding serine hydrolase domain-containing protein has product MDVQGTVEAGFEPVRDAFVRNFDRLGEQGAAVAVYRDGHKVVDLWAGTRDVAPTAADAGADGAGTGDPAPWALDTAQVVRSATKGIAAAVPLLLHQRGQIDLDAPVGTYWPEFKAAGKERVLVRHLLSHRAGVPVLDRPLTPAQALDGESGPAALAAQSPAWEPGTDHGYHAHTYSWLMSELVRRVTGRSVGRWIAEEIARPLGLDFWVGLPAEEAHRVGRIGPVEEPTAVGGALRLRPKRSVSAAYGDAGSLTRRAFAVIDPLPDENDPAYRAAELPASGGISTARALARCYAAMIGPVDGHRLFAPATLTLARTEESAGPDRVLVVSTRFGLGFMLHGPAAPLLGPGSFGHPGRGGSLGFADPESGIALGYVTNGMRKGVTADPRAQALVRAVKVATSSPDEAN; this is encoded by the coding sequence GTGGACGTCCAGGGCACGGTGGAGGCGGGCTTCGAGCCGGTCAGGGACGCTTTCGTACGGAACTTCGACCGGCTGGGCGAACAGGGCGCGGCGGTCGCCGTCTACCGGGACGGCCACAAGGTCGTGGACCTCTGGGCGGGCACCCGTGATGTCGCCCCGACAGCCGCTGACGCGGGGGCGGACGGGGCGGGGACCGGTGACCCGGCGCCCTGGGCGCTGGACACGGCGCAGGTCGTCCGGTCGGCCACCAAGGGCATCGCCGCCGCCGTACCGCTGCTCCTGCACCAGCGCGGCCAGATCGACCTGGACGCGCCGGTCGGCACGTACTGGCCCGAGTTCAAGGCCGCGGGCAAGGAACGGGTGCTCGTACGGCATCTGCTGTCGCACCGCGCGGGCGTGCCCGTACTGGACCGGCCGCTCACCCCGGCGCAGGCGCTCGACGGCGAGTCGGGTCCGGCTGCCCTGGCAGCGCAGAGCCCCGCTTGGGAGCCCGGCACCGACCACGGCTACCACGCGCACACCTACAGCTGGCTGATGTCCGAGCTGGTCAGACGGGTGACGGGCCGGTCCGTCGGCCGGTGGATCGCCGAGGAGATCGCCCGTCCGCTGGGGCTCGACTTCTGGGTCGGGCTGCCCGCCGAGGAGGCCCACCGGGTGGGCCGGATCGGCCCGGTGGAGGAGCCCACCGCCGTCGGGGGCGCGCTCAGGCTGCGGCCCAAGCGGTCCGTCTCGGCCGCGTACGGGGACGCCGGGTCGCTGACGCGGCGGGCCTTCGCCGTCATCGATCCGCTGCCGGACGAGAACGACCCGGCCTACCGCGCCGCCGAACTCCCGGCCTCCGGCGGCATCTCGACCGCCCGCGCGCTGGCCCGCTGCTACGCGGCGATGATCGGCCCGGTCGACGGCCACCGCCTCTTCGCGCCCGCGACGCTGACCCTGGCCCGTACGGAGGAGTCGGCGGGCCCCGACCGCGTCCTGGTCGTCAGCACCCGCTTCGGCCTCGGCTTCATGCTGCACGGACCGGCGGCGCCGCTGCTCGGGCCCGGCTCCTTCGGCCACCCGGGACGCGGCGGCTCGCTCGGCTTCGCCGACCCGGAGTCGGGGATCGCGCTGGGCTACGTGACGAACGGGATGCGCAAGGGCGTGACGGCGGATCCGCGCGCCCAGGCACTGGTGCGGGCGGTGAAGGTGGCGACATCATCGCCGGATGAAGCCAACTGA